The Vicugna pacos chromosome 5, VicPac4, whole genome shotgun sequence genome includes the window CTGCTGGACTCCTCTGCCCTTACACCATCCAGGCCTgctgcccttccctcctccatccccaggGTGGAGCAGGATCTTCCTCTAATTCCCCACAACCTTCCAGACCCCAGATTACAACCAAGCAAGTTTCTACTTAAGGTTTAAGACAACAGGAAGTGATTTAAAACAGTGACCAATGACCAGTACAGCCATACGTTTCTGCCTGGATGCCTCTGTccataccccccacccccatcccttgcTTTATTGGAGCTCAGTAGAACCAActggctccccttcccctgcaGAAATGCCCCCAGGCATGTTGCTCCCCTTGGTATCAAGGCACAAACCACAGCAAGACTCTAATGAAGGGATTCATCTGCCCCGGGCAGGGCTGCCCTCTATGTCCTACTCTTACATTCACCTCAGCTTGAGGTGGTGGACTCTGGGAATATCTGCTCCCTCCAAAGTATATCTCACTTTATTCCCACCCACACAGATGTGGCCTTGCCTGCAAACCCCAGTTTCACAACAGGACAATTCCCTCAGAACTTGTTAAACCAACATCTGTCTCTCCTGATGcctgaaatatttcatttcatgAATCAGTTGTTTGGGGTGTGGATACTATGCTTCTCCTGAGAAGTGACAATTTCTGCCCTATTCATTTTCACCATCCCTCTCTCACTGGGGGTCAAGTTGAACTGGGGCATCTTTCCTAGAGTCTTGAGGTCAGTGCTCCACACCTATTGTGAGCACCAGCTTGAACAAGAGCACACACACTCTAAGGCAAGGAGACCTCTGAATCCATGCCAAGAAAAGAAACACAGCTACCCAGACAGTTCTATGTGAGTGCAACTAAAGGACCTGCCAAATCGCTGTGACCCCACGGAATCTCTGTGGCTGCCTCTTCCAGACCAGGGTGAGTGCTCGTCTCCCTTGTGGACCTGAATCAAAGAACAGTGACCTGAGGGTAGCTTGAGGTCTCCCCATTAAAAATGGACATAGCTTTCAACTTTTATATGAAACTTTTACTGCTCTATCCAAGGTTTTACAGGGACACAATTATAGGTGAGAAGACAATGGCCAAGTTTAGATTTACATGTTTGAACCTGAACTCCTGATCTCAGAAGAGTACTTCTCATCTAGACACTCCCTTCCGATACATTCAGTTAACAGCAACTTTATCCATGTCATCGCACTGACCTGAAGGACACTGGCACCACCTGGACTTCACTTACCCCGCACACCTGCACTGGGTTGATCAGAAAATCCAGCTGACATCACCAGAATCCAACACACTCTTGCTTGCACCTTTGGCTGAgacatatttgaaaaataaaaaaaaagaagatgttgATGAATCTTTGAATGCCAATTTTATGTGGTTTATTAGGAAAGAATTGGTTTACAGAATCAGAAAGCAGTAACAGAGATACAGGATGGAGAAGCCACAGGAAGGGGGGGGGAAGAAATGGAAACAAGCATTTCAACAATAAAATATCAAGAAACTATAACATTGCAAATCATCACTCCACCTTGTTGGGCCCATAATTTGGTGATGGATGGAGAAGAattgtgttgttgtttttcatttgGAGGGAAGATCTCACGGACCAGAGGATCAAACCCCTCAGCCTGAGAACCAGTCTCATGTCACCCTTGTGACACTCAAATCAGGGAGGGctggcagaaagaaagaaaatcttaccAAGGAGACAGCTCTCTGCAGCATCTTCCCAGAAGCGGGAGCCGCCCCCTAGTGGCAGCACTGCCTCTTGCAGCACCTCTGCTGACAGCAGCACCTCTGCTGACAGCAGCCCTtcccgcagccgcagccgcagtCACACGAGTGGCGGCGGCAGGTGCGGCGGTAGCAGCAGACCACGGGGGTGTTGCAGCAGCAGCCGCAGCAGCCCCCACAGCAGCCGCAGCAGGAGCCGCCCCGGGAGCACCTGTACGAGGTGCAGCTGTCACAGCCGCCACAGCCACCGCCGCAGCCACCACCGCAGccgccacagccacagccaccaccGCAGCCACCACAACCGCAGCCACCACCGCAGCCACCACAACCACAGCAGCCCATAGTGTCAGCAGAGAGGACTCAGGAGAGGGGAGGACGGAGACTCAGGAGGTGAGGAGGGTCTGATGCCGCCtcctgctggggtgggggcttATATAGCAACTCTGGGCACAGGATTGGCCTAAGGCTCAAGGCCACTTCCCTGTTGCTGATGCAAGTATCCACAGCAGAACCTCACATGGCCTTTGTGCCTTCCTTCATGGATCCTTCCCactgaaaatatttgctaaatttaGCTCTCACTTGTCTATTTAAAGCCCTCTTTAAAACAGAACAGGAAATGACTATTAAcccccttttcttttctggtgATTGTCAGCGTCTGAGCGGGTCAGAATTTCCCTTGGCCACTTTTACATCTCTCAGCCATCTCAGCCCAGGACAAAGATTTTTTCATTCCTACACCATTTATAACCTTTTACTAAGCTGGGAAACATCACTTTAGATAGAGGAGAGTATTCTGAAAGTCGAAGGGGAAAGTGTTATTTCATCCTTGGGTAATTCCTCATCCTGTCACGTCGGTCAGGGCTCTGTTTCAGAGGAGAGAGGATACTGTGTCATCAGGGCTACTCTGGAGCATCCTCTGCGTTGAGCTGGATGATAGAAGCACATCCTGGACAGAACGTCCCCAAGCCACCTGCCAAATTCAAGGACACTTCTGCTATCAGCAGCCTCTTAAGAAAGGACAACCTAAAGACATTTCCAACAGCCATGTGTCTCCAGGGTGGTCAGGGACCAGTCCCCTGTGGAACGCTTACTTGAAATGGTTGCTCTTAATTGTCTGTCCCTGCACAGACCACCCTTTCCTGTTAGAGGTAAGCAGTGAAGGCAGTCAGGTTCTGTTGACCTTTCTCAGAATATAAAAAAGCTCTTGGT containing:
- the LOC140696491 gene encoding small cysteine and glycine repeat-containing protein 6-like, whose product is MGCCGCGGCGGGCGCGGCGGGCGCGGCGGGCGGGCGGCDSCTSYRCSRGGSCCGCCGGCCGCCCNTPVVCCYRRTCRRHSCDCGCGCGKGCCQQRCCCQQRCCKRQCCH